A genomic window from Larus michahellis chromosome 27, bLarMic1.1, whole genome shotgun sequence includes:
- the LOC141735020 gene encoding kallikrein-8-like isoform X1: MKVLLLMLLALVATASRNVLWVIEGTSCDLPWQAALFKGERFICGGTLVDKNWVLTAAHCHVSGFINVRLGGRSHKDSGSTEQRRRSAKVFRYPRYNETNKDGDLMLIKLFLPVHINKEVKPLPLASHCPVPGKTCQISGWGSTTSPEGDLVPSIIPTVNFPEDLHCTKVTIVSEEQCRRIYPDSITSNMVCAGESRSRADSCQGDSGGPLMCDGRLQGIVSWGPGICGDPKKPGVYVNLCKYTRWLQDTMRRN, encoded by the exons CCTGCGACCTGCCCTGGCAGGCCGCCCTCTTCAAAGGCGAGAGGTTCATCTGCGGGGGGACGTTGGTGGACAAGAACTGGGTGCTGACGGCCGCCCACTGCCACGTCTCGGG CTTCATCAACGTGCGGCTGGGGGGCCGGAGCCACAAGGACTCGGGTAGCACCGAGCAGCGGCGGCGCTCGGCCAAGGTCTTCAGGTACCCGCGCTAcaacgagaccaacaaggatggTGACCTGATGCTCATCAAGTTGTTCCTGCCCGTCCACATCAACAAGGAGGTGAAACCGTTGCCGTTGGCTTCCCACTGCCCCGTGCCCGGCAAGACCTGCCAGATCTCGGGCTGGGGGTCCACCACCAGCCCTGAAG gtgACCTCGTGCCCTCCATCATCCCCACAGTCAACTTCCCCGAGGACCTTCACTGCACCAAGGTGACCATTGTCTCGGAAGAGCAGTGCCGGCGCATCTACCCCGACTCCATCACCTCCAACATGGTGTGCGCGGGCGAGTCCCGCAGTCGGGCTGACTCCTGCCAG GGTGACTCCGGGGGACCCCTCATGTGCGATGGGCGGCTCCAGGGTATCGTCTCCTGGGGCCCGGGCATCTGCGGGGACCCCAAGAAACCCGGTGTCTACGTCAACCTCTGCAAATACACCCGGTGGCTTCAGGACACCATGAGAAGGAACTGA